One Trichormus variabilis 0441 genomic window, TTGCACTGCACCTTAAATGTATATTTAGGGGCTACCATCATGTGTGCATGGAGTAGTTACTGGTATTGCTGACTACTCAATTAATCATCATCTAATCAAGGGAGTTGAAATATGACGACAGTTGCCCTCAAAGATAGCAAGCAGCAACTAATGCAAGCATTTCAACAAATTTTAGCAGAACAGAAAAAACTAGAATCCAAAATAGCCACTAAACAAGAAGAAGCAGACAAGGCAAAAAATCAAGAAATTTTGGCAATTGCTTCTCAATATACAGTTGATAGTATTGTCAAATCTTTAGCAGATTTACAATTAGAATTTGGTAGTACTGTTAATGCACTCTCTACAAAATTGGCTAAAGAAAACTCTAAATTAGATGAATTGAACCAATCTATAGAAATTGAAACAAAGCATTTACAAGATTTACAAAAAATTAGAGTTGTTGCAGATGCTTTAGATATCTTGACCCAAGAACACCAGGAAAAATTAAAGACTCTAGAGCAAGATACAGCTAGTAAAAGAGAAGCTTTAGAAAAAGAAATATCAACTAGACGTAAAGAATGGCAAAAAGAGCAAGCTGAATATGTAGAATCTCTACAAGCTTACAATGATATTTTAGCCAAAGAACGTCAGCAAGAAGCAGAGGAATATCAATATAAATTAGAAACAACTCGTAAACTCAACACAGATGTATACGAGTCTAAAAAACGGAATCTAGAAAGAGATATTCAAGAAAGAACTCAACAGAAAGAGAAAGATTGGTCAGAAAGAGAAAAAATTAACACCGAACGTCAAACCATCTTTGCAGAATATCAACAAAAAGTAGCTGCATTCCCAGCAGAATTAGAAGAAGCAGTGAAAAAAGCTAGAGAAGAAGCAATTAAAGATACAAGTCAAAAAGCTAAAATTGAAGCAGATTTATTTGAAAAAGAGTGGGAAGCCAGTAAGCAGAGTTACGAATTAAAAATTAAATCACTGGAAGAAACTATTCAAAAACAAACAGAACAAATAGAAAGTATTTCGGCTCAATTGCAAACAACACTAAAACAATCACAAGATTTAGCAATGAGAGCTTTTGATAGTTCCACAACTAAATAAATATCAGTTTTTGGAAATTCGCAACCAATAGTGGCAGTAAATAGAGGTTTTTATGGCAGTCAAAAAGTTAACTGATAAGAACACCAAAGCAGAAATTTTACAGGCTTATGAAGATTTAACTAAAGAAACAGCATCTCTTAAGTCTCAACTTAGCCAAGCGCCTAAAGAAACACCAACTATCAAGAAAGAACAACCAAAATCAGAACAAACTCAGATAATGAATCAGCCTTATACCATCCAACAAAAAATGAATCATACAATTGAGAGTCTAGCAAAAATTCAGTTGGGATTTGGTAGTGCAGTAAATGAATTATCGGAAAAGCTGACTACACAAGCTTCAACACTATCTGGAATTAGCGAAGCGGTGGCAACAGAAGTTGAGCAATTAAAAACCCTACATAGCTTAGAAGTTTCTGAAAATACATTAGATACACTTATTACTACTTATGAAGAAAATGCAAAAGCCTATCAAGATGAATTTAATCAGCGCTATGAAGTACTTTCGCAAGAAATTCTTGAACAAAGAATAAATTGGCAAAAAGAACAAGAAGAATACCAAAGAAATATCAAAGAACGAAATGAAAATCAAAATAAAACTCGACAACGAGATAATGCAGAGTACAAATATGATTTAGAACTTGCTCGTCAATTGGCAACGGATGACTACGAACAACAGCAAAAAGCTTTGTATAACCAATTAGAAGCATTACAACAAGATGCAGAAAAACAGTGGAACGATCGGGAAAAAGTAATTGCCGAAAGAGAAAAGCAATTTGAAGATTTTAAAACGAAAGTAGAAGTATTTCCTAAAGAGAAAGAAGCTGCCGTTAAGAAAGCTACAGAAGAAGGTAAAGGGATTGCTTACTACCAAGCTAAGGTTAAAGCTGATTTATATGCTAAAGAAGTAGAAGGACAGAAACGCTTCTATGAACAGAGACTTCAGTCTTTGGAACAAACAATTAACAATCAAGAGACGCGACTACAAAACTTATCTAAACAGCTTGATTCTGCACTCAAGCAAGTTCAAGATTTAGCGGTAAAAGCTATTGAAGGTACTGCTAATGTCAATTCTTATCAAGCAATCAAGGAAATAGCTTTAGAACAGGCAAAAAGTCAAGTGAAAAATAAATAAAATACAAATAATAAAAATAAATAAAAAGACGTAATTTTCGTTACGTCTTTTTAAAATGTAAACACATTTAATTAAAAATATTATTGGTCTGTTTTATCTGGTTTTCCATTATTGAGTGGTTTTTTTCTATTCTTGTTGCTTGCCTTTAAATTTTTATTGGATGGTTGATTGGGATTAGGTTGTTGGCTAGCCATAGAATGCAATCTGCTAATGAGTAATAATTGTATCTTCATTTAGCATATTACTATTTCCAGAAATCAGTCAATAAATTTACATAGTAAAATAAAATAGAGACGTTATAATATTTACGTCTCTATGTCCAAGGAAACCCATTATTTGTAGTTGTTTTAAGAACTGAAAGATTTGTCAGAATAAATTATTCAGTATTTTAAGCTACTTTCTATAGATAGTTGCTCGGCAGGTTAATTTGATTACAACCAAATGTTTTAAACGAGTCAAAGGGAAACGCTAACTGCCGATGAACTTATATACCTAACTACAATCTGGTATTGAGGATTCCGGAAATTAAAAAATACTATGGCAGTTTACAGGTGATCTTTGTGTTCACATAGTATCTTGTAAAGACCCTACGCAAACACCACCAGCCTCAAGTTGAATTATCTTAAGCAAAGGAAGAGAAGTCTAAATTCGGTGGTATGTCTTGAATACGTCCTGGCCCGATCGCCTGCAATGCCTCTTTTAAGTTAATATCACCTGTATACAATGCACGTCCCACAATCACACCAGTCACGCCTTGGGGTTCCAACGCCAACAAACTCAACAAATCGGTGACAGAACTCACTCCACCAGATGCAATCACAGGGATGGAAATGGCGGCTGCTAGTTCTCGCAATGCGTCTAAATTTGGGCCTGCGAGAGTCCCGTCACGGTGGATATCTGTGTAAATGATGGCGGCTGCACCCATTTCCTGCATCTGTACAGCCAATTGAGTTGCTAAAACTTCAGATGTCTCTAACCAACCACGAGTAGCTACTAGTCCGTTACGAGCATCTATACCGATAATAATTTGTCCGGGGTATTGTTGACAGAGTTCTTGTACAAGCTGGGGTTGTTCTACGGCGACAGTACCGAGAATTGCCCACTGTACACCTAAATTAAATACTTGTTCCACACTGGAACGATCGCGCAATCCGCCACCAATTTCAATAGGTATAGAAATAGCTTGAGCGATCGCTTCAATTGCTCCTAGATTTACTACTTTACCTGCTTTCGCACCATCTAAATCTACTATGTGCAGACGTGTTGCACCCTCATCTACCCACTGTTTAGCAACATCAACCGGATTTTCACTAAACACTTGTGAGCGATCGTAGTCTCCTTGATAGAGTCGCACACAACGACCTTCTAGTAAATCAATTGCTGGAATAACATCCATCTCCATCCCCCTGTATTTAATGCCATGAAGAGTACTAATTTTGTGCAAATCCCGATTTAGTTTTTCACTTTTAGTTGTCTGACAGCTTGTGCGAAACCCACTACAATCAAGATATTAGAAAGAGTCAAAAATACTTCCGCACCACCGTGTAACCAGTCTACGTTTGCTAAGGCTTCACCATAATGAACTTTGGCATAAATGCCGGCGGGAATAGTCACACCTACAAAAACAAGAGTACCGTAAAATCCATATAGGGCTAAACGAGGCATCAGCTGACTGCGGTGGATAAACCACAAGAAACCCAAATAGGGAAATAGGGATAGGGCAAATAGGGTTTCTTTAGACATAATCACAATTTGGTAACTGGTAATTGGTAATTGGGGGGAGAGATTTGCACTCGTTTACCTTCTCTCCCTTATTCTCTAATCCCTAACCTCTATTTTCGCAGAACGCCAAATCAACCATGCTGCTGCCAACAGGGTAAAATTCCCTACTAAAGTCATGGTTGCTTGCAGTGTCACTATCCATTCTAGAGATTCGGAGTTATCGAAATAATGCCATGTACAAGCACACATAGCACTAACCAAGGCTGGTAACATTGCTAGGGACAATCCCCACCAACTGCGGTTAGCAGTGAGTTCGCCATAAGTCCAGATTAACCAAATAGCGGCAATCCACTCGATAACGCTAGAAACATGAATAATCCAGGTGGGAATTGAGAGAACGTTCATAAGATGGTCAATAGTCAGTAGTCAATTGTCAATAGTCAGTAGTCATTAGGCTTTGACTCAGCACTCGGCACTATGTTCATCTTCCCATAGGTAAATTCATATTTTTGGCGATATGACTGACATCTCGTCAACAATGAAGAAAATATTGATAATCTAAAATCCAACATCCACAATTTTAAATGGAATGCGGGCATTATTATCTGGGTATTACGGTAAGGGAAATGGTGGTGACGAAGCTTTATTGGCAACGCTTCTGCAAATGTTACCATCTCATGTTACGCCTGTGGTGCTGTCTGGAAATCCAGAAGAAACTAGCGATCGCTATGGTGTAGAATCTCACAATCGGATGTCTCTAACATCTGTGTTGCCAGCTTTACGTTCTTGTGATGCTTTTATTTGGGGTGGCGGGAGTCTAATTCAGGATGTCACCAGCAGTATCAGTCCTTTTTACTATGGGGGACTGATGGCGTTAGCGCAGAAAATGGGTTTAAAGACTGTAGCTTGGGCGCAAGGGATTGGCCCCCTAGTGCGTCCCCAGACTCGCTGGTTAGCACAACATAATTTTTCTGGTTGCACAACAGTTAGTGTACGCGATCGCGTGAGTGCTGCATTATTAGCTGATTGGCAGATTCCTTATATACTTGCACCAGACCCAGTTTGGGCGTTACAGGCAAAACCATTCCCAGAACTTGCCAATTTACCTACCCCTAGAATTGCCGTCACCTTAAGAAACCATCCCCAATTAACAGCGCCACGGTTAGCTAACTTAACTCAAGCCTTGGTGAGTCTGCAAAAATCTACCCAAGCTTTTATTTTATTACTGCCATTTCAAAAAAGCGAAGATTTAGCGATCGCTCAAGCAATACAACCTCAATTAAAAGATGTTAGCGAAATTGTGTGTATAGAAGACCCACAGATTTTAAAAGGTGTATTTCGTGGTGTTGAAATGGCGATCGGTATGAGGCTACACAGTCTAATTATGGCAGCAAGTGAAGGTTGTCGCTGTTTTGCCTTGAGTTATGACCCCAAAATCAATCGTTTAATGGAAGATTTGGCAATACCTGGATGGGATTTAGCCAATCTACCAGATAACGCCAATGTCATTAGTAAAACATGGATAGATTTCTACACTAACGCTCAACCTTTAGCATCTGAGAAAATCACAACCCTAGTAGAAGGTGCTTTTATGCACAGAGAATTATTGAGGAAAGCACTAGGGCGCATCAATTAGGCAAGCTGAGATTAAAACTGCGAAATCTAAGATAAACAACAGGAAAAAGATGACGGGTAGATACGCACTAAGAGATAAGCAGTGGGCAAGAGGGGTATGTGCAGGAGATTCGGTGTATCTAAATATTTGATATCAGATTCTCTTGCCAGCAACGTACACCAAAGGAACGACGGATATCACGCCAAATCTGTGTAGCAGCTAAAGCACCATCGCCAGCAGCAATCACGACTTGATTTAAACCAACTTTCAGATCACCAATGGCAAAAATACGTGGGTGGGAGGTGCGACACATCTTATCTGTGACGAGATTACCCCCTTTTAACTCTAAGTCGATTCTTTGCAAATAGGTATTGTGATAGCGAGAACCCATTGAGATTAAACCAGTTTCTAACTCAACTACCGTACCATCTACCAATTCCACACCTGACATATGATGATTCTGACCTAAAAACCGCTTAATTGGTGTTTCCACTAAGCGATAACCATACTGCTGTAATTTAGAACGCAATTCTGTACTTACAGTAAACAATCCATGAGTAAAGATAGTAATGTAAGGTGTAAACCAACTCAGATTAAACACCATTTCCTCAATACTAGCTTCACTACCTGCAAAAAAGCCGCACTGTTTATCTATCATTTCATAACCGTCACAAACCATACAAACGTGCAAATTATAGCCAGCGTATTCAAAAACATTCTGCATATTTTCTAAAGATGGTAGATGGTCAATAATGCCACTAGCCGCAATCAAATACTTAGAATGCAACACAAAGTAAGTACTATTTTGACGACCAACTTTCACTCGCACAGCAAAAGTATCACCTTCGTCCACAACCTCTTCAACGTAAGCAGTTAAAAAATCTCCAGCCAATGATTCATAATGTTTTTTCCCTTGTTGTAGCAACACACGACCGGGAGTGTCTGGAGGCAATCCTAGATAGTTATGTAATTCCTGCATCCAGAAAGAACGAGCCTTACCTTTATCAATAATTAGGCTAGAAAGACGGTATCTTTGTAAGTAGATTCCAGCAGATAAACCACCAGCACCACCACCAACAATAATTGCATCATAAACATGGTCAAGACGTTCCGAAATATTAATCTTTGATATTTGCATATTCTGGCTTTTTTCTATTTTTGTGGGGAATTAATGCAGTAAGCCATGTTTTCAAAAATTATCTTCTAGCAGCTTGCTTTTAAAAATTAAACCCACCAAGGTTTTTCACCAGTACGGGGGTCTGTTTCTTGCCAAGATGAAATCCAAATGTAATCATCTTTAACCTGGACGTGAACCAACTTCAGAGGACGGTTAGCAGGTCCACGTTCTACGGAACCTTGGGCATCATAGCGTGAACCGTGACAAGGACATTGAAACTGTTGATCAACAGGATTCCAAGGGAAGGTACAACCCAAATGAGTACAGTTATTAACAATACCCATCGGATCAAGAGTGCCATCTTCCCTAACAGTTAAATAGGTAGGCTCACCAGCTAGTCCAGCAATTAAAGCCCGTGTTCCTGATGCTTGGACTAAAATTTGGCTGGCTGGGATGGGATGACCGATTTTGTCTTTAGCGAGAACACCACCTTCTGCGTCCGTACTTTCGGCTGGAGGCATAAAAAACTTAGTCGCTGGATATATGGCCGCACTAGCCGTAGCTGCCACAATAGCCCCAGTGAAGAAATTCAGGAGTTGCCGCCTGGACATGGAAGGATTGAGCTGATTTAAGGTATCGTCCATAAACTTTCTCACCTTTTCATTAAATTATACTCATACTATACTACTATATAGTTATATGATGAGAGGTTCCAAAAGGATCTTATTTTCCTTACTTCGTGTTTTACAGTCTGTAGCTTTATTAAAAGTCATACAAGAGTTCTGATAGCTGACAAATAATAATTATCAGAATCAATCTATGCTATTGAATTTGAAAATTGAGTATAAAAAACACACACAACATCACAAACCCCAGTCTCTAAACCTTCATTTTTGCTAATCAACAATCAAATATTCGGAGATTTCCGGCAATGGCTCACATTGTTATCGTCGGTGCAGGGTTGGGTGGTTTACCCACCGCTTATGAATTACGGCATATCCTCCCCAAACAGCATCAAGTTACCGTCATTTCAGAAACCCCTGACTTTACATTTATTCCTTCATTGCCTTGGGTAGCAATGGGTTTAACTTCCCTAGAGTCCATTCAGGTGAGTCTGCAACCACGGCTAAAGCAAAAGGGTATTAATTGGATACTAGGGCGAGTAGATTACTTGAATCCTCAAGACCAAAAAATATCGTTTGGAGAGCAAAGTATTACTTATGATTACTTAATTATCGCCACAGGTGCGGAACTGGCATTAGATGCAGTAGCTGGTTTAGGCCCCGATGGATATACTCAATCAGTATGCAATCCGCATCATGCAATCAAGGCGTTTCAGGCTTGGCAAAACTTTCTCTTAGCACCAGGGCCATTAGTAGTAGGGGCATTACCAAAAACGAGTTGTTTAGGCCCTGCCTACGAGTTTACGCTATTAGCCGACTACGTACTGAGGAAAAAGGGATTAAGAGAGCAAGTATCGATTACTTTTGTAACTCCAGAACCTTATGCGGGACATTTGGGTATCGGTGGGATGGCTAATTCTGCCGAGTTAGTGACAAAATTCATGGCAGAACGAGGGGTAGAAGTTATTGAAAACGCAGCAGTTACAGCAATTGAGCCAAATCAGATTCATCTGGGGAATGGCAGAGTATTGCCATTTGCTTACTCAATGTTACTACCACCCTTCCGAGGGCCGCGCTTTGTCCGGCAAGTACCGGGATTAAGTAATCAGGATGGTTTTATTCCAGTATTGCCTACATACAGACATCCTGAATATGCCTCAATTTATGCGGTGGGAGTTGTAGTAGAGATTAAACCACCAGAGGTAACACATATCCCCTTGGGAGTACCCAAAACTGGACAAATGACAGAAGCAATGGGCATGGCAGTAGCCCATAATATCGCCATTGAATTGGGAGTATTTTCTGCCCCGCCTGTGACTCCAACACTTGATGCGATTTGCTTCGCTGATTTTGGTAATTCGGGAATTTTATTTCTCGCTAACCCTGTATTACCTGATGTAGCCACAGGAAAACGTCGGCGGGCTGTAGCGTTGAGCGGTACTTGGGTAACTTGGGCTAAAGCCTTATTTGAAAGGTATTTTCTAGCTAAAATGCGCTTTGGGACTGCTGTACCTTGGTTTGAAAAACTGGCGTTGAAATTATTGGGACTGTCTTTAGTTGCGCCTCTGGCAGTAAAGAGAATTATTAAAGAAGAGTAGAGATTAAGAATGAGGAATCAATTATGAATTGTCAAGGAAACCGCCGCCGACATCATCAAATATCTAGGTTAAATCATAGGGGTAAAAGTGGTATGTGTGGTGTAGCGATCGCCAATACTACCACTAGCCCAACTTCTGCTTCTAATCCTCATCTTCCTGCTTTCCAACGTTGCGTAGGTCGTTATTAGAGAGGCGATCGCCTACAATAAGCTACGCGATTCTCTTATTAGGTGAGCCAGAAAAAAAAGAGCAGCATCTATTTTCTCAGCAGTAAAAATTTTAGATTTTCTTAATATCTAATCTAGTATTCATCATTAGCTGATTACATATCTATATAGTTACAATTGCTAGATAGCAAAACGGCAAACTAAATAAACCTAACAGCACACTGTCAGAAGGAAGCCGCAAAGCATACGGGCAAGTTATAATTCTCTTGCGGATGAGCGTAACAAAAATTTATGAGTAACCCCCTTGTACAGGCCTTTTTTGTCGGTAGAGCTGTAGCCGAAGTCATTAATGAACGTCTAGAAGTCGCTTTTACTGATGCTTTGAGTGAAATCGGTAAATTTGATGCGGAAGCTAGAGAACAGCTACGCCAATTCACTGACGAAGTGATAGAACGAGCAAACCGAGCCTCGGCGGCGGCTGATGCAGGTCAAACAACTACAGGTAGTGGACGACAAACTGGGGCGGCTGACTCAGTTGACTTACAAGCCACCATTGATGAGTTACGGGCAGAAATTGCCCTGTTGCGTAACGAATTACAACGTTATCGCAGTAGTTCTGTATAGATTTAGTTAGTGGTCAGTTGTCAGTTGTGAAGCAGTGTGTTGGGGAGACAGCGCTGTGGGCGGCTTTGCCGACTTGAAGCGACTGTCGTCGAGTTCCCCGACTTGTAGCAACTGCTGTTAGCGTAGCGGTAGCGACATTAGGAGCGTCACCCCTAAGGGTCAGTCGTTCATTGGCAAATGGCAATTTAGGAAAACAATTTAGGGATCAGAGTGTCTTTTCTTCCAGGTGATTCAGTAATAACCCAACGGTACGCGCAAGATATGGAAACCAATTATTCAGATAAGGCTTACCGTTGGAATCGGGAAAACTACTCTAGCAAGCGGCGCTTTGTGGACATTTGGTCTTTTGTCTTGACCTTAATGTTCAAGCTTTGGCGCTACAACAAATCTTGGAGTTATCCTGGCGGTGTCACGGAAGCAAAACAGGCTGCAAGACGTAAAGCTCAAGCAGTCTGGATTCGTAATACTCTGCTGGATTTGGGGCCAACCTTCATTAAAGTCGGGCAGCTATTTTCTACCCGTGCAGATATATTCCCTGGCGAATATGTAGAAGAGTTGGCAAAGCTACAAGACAAAGTGCCAGCATTTGGCTATGAGCAAGTTGAAAAAATAGTTGAGCAAGAATTAGGTAAAAAAATTCCCGAACTCTTTCACAGTTTTGAGCCAATCCCTCTAGCCGCAGCTAGTTTGGGACAAGTACACAAGGCTGTATTGCATAGTGGGGAATCTGTCGTTGTTAAAGTACAGCGACCAGGATTAAAAAAGTTATTTGAGATAGATTTACGAATTCTTAAAGGCATTGCCCGTTACTTTCAAAGCCATCCCAAATGGGGACGAGGACGGGATTGGATGGGGATTTACGAAGAATGTTGCCGGATTCTTTGGGAAGAGATTGACTATCTCAACGAAGGTCGCAACGCCGACACTTTTCGGCGGAACTTTCGCGGCTATGAATGGGTAAAAGTCCCCAAGGTTTATTGGCGTTATGCTTCGCCACGGGTATTAACTTTGGAGTACCTACCAGGGATCAAAATCAGCCAATATGAAGCCATAGAAGCCGCAGGATTAGACCGGAAGGTCTTGGCTCGTCAAGGCGCTCAAGCCTACCTATTGCAACTGCTCAATAACGGATTTTTCCATGCCGATCCCCATCCAGGTAATATTGCGGTTAGTGCCGATGGAGCCTTAATCTTCTATGACTTCGGTATGATGGGGCAGATTAAATCAAATATCCGCGAAGGGCTAATGCAAACGTTGTTTGGTATCGCTCAAAAAGATGGCGATCGCGTAGTCCAGTCTCTCATAGATTTGGGAGCGATCGCACCCGTAGATGATATGGGGCCAGTGCGGCGTTCGGTGCAGTATATGCTCGACAACTTCATGGATAAACCCTTTGAAAATCAATCTGTAGCCGCGATTAGTGATGATTTATACGAAATAGCTTATAATCAACCATTTAGATTTCCTGCAACTTTCACTTTTGTGATGCGTGCTTTTTCCACCCTTGAAGGGGTAGGCAAAGGGTTAGATCCAGAGTTTAACTTTATGGAAGTTGCCCAACCATACGCAATGCAGCTTATGACCGATATGAATGGTTCAGATAGCAACAGCTTCCTCAACGAATTGAGCCGACAAGCAGTCCAAGTCAGTACCACGGCTTTTGGATTACCACGGAGATTGGAAGATACACTAGAAAAATTAGAGCGGGGAGATATGCGCTTGCGGGTACGTTCTATAGAATCAGAACGACTCCTCCGGCGACAAGGCAATATTCAGATAGGCATAGGTTATGCACTGATAATCAGTGGATTTACCCTTTCAGCAACTATTTTGTTAGTTAATCATTATGTATGGTTAGCACTGCTGGCTGGTTTAATTGCCGCAGCAGTGTCAGTAATGCTGATTCGACTGCTTCTCCGCCTAGATCGTTATGACCGTATGTATTAATTGTTGTGATAAAAAGTTATGAAACTCAACTTCACGGGTCACACTGATCCGGGGCTTATTCGTTCTAATAATCAGGATGATTACTATATCGACCCTGAGGGGCGATTTTTCATCGTCGCTGATGGTATGGGTGGTCATGCAGGAGGTGAAGAAGCAAGTCGCATCGCCACAAGGGAAATCAAGGCGTATTTGACCTCTAATTGGGATGTTTCTAAACCCTCGCCCGAATTACTAGAACAAGCTTTATGGCAGGCAAACGAAGCCATTCTACAGGATCAGCAGAATCATCCTGAACGGGCTGATATGGGTACAACAGCCGTAGTCGTGATTTTCCGTAATGAAGAGCAGTGGTGCGCTCATGTTGGTGACTCTCGTCTGTATCGTTTGCGAGAAACACAACTAGAACAGGTTACGGAAGATCACACCTGGGTAGCTAGAGCAATTAAAATTGGCGACATTACCGCCGAAGAAGCACGAGTTCATCCATTTCGCCACGTTTTATCCAGGTGTTTAGGTAGAGAAGACCTACACCAAGTAGATGTGCAACCACTGGATACGAAGATAGGCGATCGCCTATTGTTATGTAGTGATGGTCTAACAGAAGAACTTCCCGATCAGAAAATCGCTCATAACTTACAAATTAACTCTTTGTTGGATCAATCTGCTCTTTCCTTAGTGGAAGACGCGAAAGACCAAGGCGGACATGATAACATCACCGTCGTTATCATCGCTTTAGAATAATGTCCCCAACATAGCTAATTTCTAACTAGCAACTCACAACCAAAAACCGCATTTTTAGTAAATATACTCAGCAATTTGTTCAACCTGAGCATTTTTCCTATTTGCAACTTGATACAAATATTTTTAGCAGCAAATTTCCCCACTGCCAGCTTAGTTTACATAAATTTTGTCTGTTGACATCTTGCACATAATAAGGTATGACGCATATAATGCGATATTACTACCATTAATTTACTACCCAGTCATGAACATCTCCCGCCAGAGAAAAGTTTCGACTAGGTAGTCAATTTTAGGTATTGAACCTGCTGTAAATTTATTAAACCGATAAATTTGCCCGAAATCTGCTCTAGCAGACTTGGGTTATATACCAGTAGGCTCAGGTGCAAAACAACAAAGCACAAATTTTACCCATTAAGGATATGGGCAACCTGTCCAATAGTTGTTATCTTTCTTAATACAGAGGAATAATCAACAATATGGGGCAGGTACTAACTAAAGTCCTATGCCTGTGGGGCTTCTGTAACCGACATAACCTTTACGCATTGTCCTTTAGGAGTCTGTTATGAACCAACCAATCGAATTGTCATTGGAACAACAATTCAGCATTCGTTCATTTGCCACCCAAGTACAGAACATGAGTCATGATCAAGCCAAAGATTTTTTAGTCAAACTTTACGAGCAAATGGTTGTCCGTGAAGCCACATATCAAGAGCTACTCAAGCATCAGTGGGGCTTAGATTCTGGTTCCACTCCGGCATAGAGTCGCTATGTGTCGCAGTGGGCGACCTCCTTCTCTTGCTCAGTTCCAGGGAGGAAAAGAGCTGGGGATGCTGGGGCGTCAACTTTCGACCAGAACAAGTTTACATTGACTAAAAGTAAATAACTCAAAACTAAACATGGCATCTACTTCTGCTGTTAAGTACTGTCTTCCTTTAACTTGTTTAGCTTCTTGTTTACCAAGCTGATAGTATTAGTAAACTTTAACCTTCAAATGACTACTGGTTACATTACTCTGTACCATTGGCCTTTAAATCCCGTAAGTACTCTTAGACACCCTATTTTTGTAATTAACCAGGAGCGTATTTTTCACTAACACTGATGATCATTATATTTATTGCCAATAATAGTTACAACTACGTTATATATTTTATTTATAAAAATTTACATATTTAGACAAGGTGTTTCACGAATACAGATGTTACAGATAATCCAAACAGTCCTAACCAGATAGATCAATGGGAGAATCCGTATCAATAGCTGCCAATTTAGCGAGAATTTGGGGCTTAAGTTTTTCATATTCTCCTTTGAGGAGGTTTTTACTCATTTGGGGATCAACACAAGAGACAAAGGTTTTCGCGGTCATAATCCACTGTTGTAGGCGTTGACGTTGAGCTGAGGCCACACTAGCACTTAAGACATGAGAACAGCGATTTGGTGA contains:
- a CDS encoding DUF6825 family protein, translated to MSNPLVQAFFVGRAVAEVINERLEVAFTDALSEIGKFDAEAREQLRQFTDEVIERANRASAAADAGQTTTGSGRQTGAADSVDLQATIDELRAEIALLRNELQRYRSSSV
- a CDS encoding ABC1 kinase family protein, which produces METNYSDKAYRWNRENYSSKRRFVDIWSFVLTLMFKLWRYNKSWSYPGGVTEAKQAARRKAQAVWIRNTLLDLGPTFIKVGQLFSTRADIFPGEYVEELAKLQDKVPAFGYEQVEKIVEQELGKKIPELFHSFEPIPLAAASLGQVHKAVLHSGESVVVKVQRPGLKKLFEIDLRILKGIARYFQSHPKWGRGRDWMGIYEECCRILWEEIDYLNEGRNADTFRRNFRGYEWVKVPKVYWRYASPRVLTLEYLPGIKISQYEAIEAAGLDRKVLARQGAQAYLLQLLNNGFFHADPHPGNIAVSADGALIFYDFGMMGQIKSNIREGLMQTLFGIAQKDGDRVVQSLIDLGAIAPVDDMGPVRRSVQYMLDNFMDKPFENQSVAAISDDLYEIAYNQPFRFPATFTFVMRAFSTLEGVGKGLDPEFNFMEVAQPYAMQLMTDMNGSDSNSFLNELSRQAVQVSTTAFGLPRRLEDTLEKLERGDMRLRVRSIESERLLRRQGNIQIGIGYALIISGFTLSATILLVNHYVWLALLAGLIAAAVSVMLIRLLLRLDRYDRMY
- a CDS encoding Stp1/IreP family PP2C-type Ser/Thr phosphatase; protein product: MKLNFTGHTDPGLIRSNNQDDYYIDPEGRFFIVADGMGGHAGGEEASRIATREIKAYLTSNWDVSKPSPELLEQALWQANEAILQDQQNHPERADMGTTAVVVIFRNEEQWCAHVGDSRLYRLRETQLEQVTEDHTWVARAIKIGDITAEEARVHPFRHVLSRCLGREDLHQVDVQPLDTKIGDRLLLCSDGLTEELPDQKIAHNLQINSLLDQSALSLVEDAKDQGGHDNITVVIIALE
- a CDS encoding NblA/ycf18 family protein, giving the protein MNQPIELSLEQQFSIRSFATQVQNMSHDQAKDFLVKLYEQMVVREATYQELLKHQWGLDSGSTPA